The proteins below are encoded in one region of Nocardioides marmorisolisilvae:
- a CDS encoding TetR family transcriptional regulator, whose protein sequence is MSTVNSLTADDLGSAAQRDRRRRILDATTEIASRGGFDAVQMRAVAQQADVALGTLYRYFPSKIHLLVSALAVRFETNQAALGSRPIPGDTAAERVIQVLKRATRGMQGDPHLTEALTRAFMFADKSVAGEIHVVGMQLTSMLTRAMQGSDYVEGAEPTEDDIAIARVISDVWLSALVSWVTGRATAEEVADHIETAVRLLLRD, encoded by the coding sequence GTGAGCACGGTGAACTCGTTGACGGCCGACGATCTCGGGTCGGCGGCCCAACGCGACCGTCGTCGCAGGATCCTGGATGCCACGACGGAGATCGCGTCGCGGGGCGGCTTCGACGCCGTACAGATGCGCGCTGTCGCCCAGCAGGCCGACGTCGCACTGGGCACGCTCTACCGCTACTTCCCGTCCAAGATCCACCTCCTGGTCTCGGCCCTCGCGGTGCGCTTCGAGACCAACCAGGCGGCGCTCGGCAGCCGGCCGATCCCCGGCGACACCGCGGCCGAGCGGGTGATCCAGGTGCTCAAGCGGGCCACCCGCGGCATGCAGGGCGACCCGCACCTGACCGAGGCACTGACCCGGGCGTTCATGTTCGCGGACAAGTCCGTGGCCGGCGAGATCCATGTGGTCGGGATGCAGCTGACCTCGATGCTGACCCGGGCGATGCAGGGATCTGACTACGTCGAGGGCGCCGAGCCCACCGAGGACGACATCGCGATCGCCCGGGTGATCAGCGACGTCTGGCTCTCGGCGCTGGTCTCGTGGGTGACCGGACGGGCCACGGCCGAGGAGGTCGCCGACCACATCGAGACCGCCGTCCGGCTGCTGCTGCGCGACTGA
- a CDS encoding SDR family NAD(P)-dependent oxidoreductase — protein MGRLDGKVAIVTGGAQGQGAEICRAFVGEGAKVVIADVADELGELLAKDLEQKAPGAAYFRHHDVSDESSWIALVADVNERFGPVNVLANNAGILRFAEVERMEQAEFELLFRVNAMGCFLGMKSVARTMRKNGGGSIINASSIEGLAGMPMCTAYAGTKFAIRGMTKAAALELGPKGIRVNSIHPGMIDTPMTRPHGGDAAMEFGASKVALKRVGTPADIAPLYVYLASDESSFVTGAEIAIDGGATATHAFGG, from the coding sequence ATGGGACGACTCGACGGCAAGGTGGCGATCGTCACCGGCGGTGCGCAGGGACAGGGCGCGGAGATCTGCCGCGCCTTCGTCGGCGAGGGCGCGAAGGTGGTGATCGCGGACGTCGCCGACGAGCTGGGCGAGCTGTTGGCCAAGGACCTGGAGCAGAAGGCACCGGGAGCGGCGTACTTCCGGCACCACGACGTCAGCGACGAGAGCTCCTGGATCGCGCTCGTCGCCGACGTCAACGAGCGCTTCGGCCCGGTCAACGTGCTCGCCAACAACGCCGGGATCCTGCGCTTCGCCGAAGTGGAGCGGATGGAGCAGGCCGAGTTCGAGTTGCTCTTCCGGGTCAATGCGATGGGCTGCTTCCTGGGCATGAAGTCGGTGGCGCGGACGATGCGCAAGAACGGCGGCGGCTCGATCATCAACGCCTCCTCGATCGAGGGCCTGGCCGGGATGCCGATGTGCACGGCGTACGCCGGCACCAAGTTCGCCATCCGTGGGATGACCAAGGCGGCAGCCCTCGAGCTCGGTCCGAAGGGCATCCGGGTCAACTCGATCCACCCTGGGATGATCGACACTCCGATGACCCGGCCGCACGGCGGCGACGCCGCGATGGAGTTCGGTGCGTCGAAGGTGGCCCTCAAGCGGGTCGGGACGCCTGCGGACATCGCCCCGCTCTACGTCTACCTGGCCAGCGACGAGTCGAGCTTCGTCACCGGCGCCGAGATCGCCATCGACGGCGGAGCCACCGCCACGCACGCGTTCGGTGGCTAG
- a CDS encoding 3-oxoacyl-ACP reductase: protein MSVPPAHDLDGRVAVVTGAGAGLGRAEALALSRAGARVVLNDLPGAADEAADEIRAGGGDVRVVEGDVGERSTADAMVAAAVDGFGSLDVVVNNAGVTRDKMLFNMTDEEFDLVVRIHLRGHFLLSRNAAAYWRDRAKQTGEPVNASVVNTASEAFLFGPPGQPNYAAAKAGIVALTLSTSRALGRSGVRANAICPRARTAMTADVFGAAEPGDGIDPYSPEHVAPLVAYLASPAASRITGQVFVVYGGMVALLAAPTVAERFDLTGADTWDLDGLDKQIGSYFADRDPAVGFAADEVGRLRARD from the coding sequence GTGAGCGTGCCCCCAGCCCACGACCTGGACGGCCGCGTCGCCGTCGTGACCGGAGCCGGCGCGGGACTCGGGCGCGCCGAGGCCCTGGCGCTGAGTCGCGCGGGTGCCCGGGTCGTGCTCAACGACCTGCCCGGAGCGGCCGACGAGGCCGCGGACGAGATCCGGGCCGGTGGCGGCGACGTACGGGTGGTGGAGGGCGATGTGGGGGAGCGCAGTACCGCTGACGCGATGGTGGCGGCGGCCGTCGATGGGTTCGGCAGCCTCGATGTCGTCGTCAACAACGCCGGCGTCACCCGCGACAAGATGCTGTTCAACATGACCGACGAGGAGTTCGACCTCGTCGTCCGCATCCACCTGCGCGGCCACTTCCTGCTGTCCCGCAACGCAGCGGCGTACTGGCGTGACCGCGCCAAGCAGACCGGGGAGCCGGTGAACGCCAGCGTGGTCAACACCGCCTCGGAGGCGTTCCTCTTCGGACCGCCGGGCCAGCCGAACTATGCCGCTGCCAAGGCGGGCATCGTGGCGCTCACCCTCTCCACCTCGCGGGCGCTCGGTCGCTCCGGCGTCCGCGCCAACGCGATCTGCCCGCGAGCGCGCACAGCGATGACTGCCGACGTGTTCGGCGCTGCGGAGCCGGGCGACGGCATCGACCCCTACAGCCCCGAGCACGTCGCTCCGCTGGTCGCCTACTTGGCCTCGCCGGCGGCGTCACGGATCACCGGTCAGGTGTTCGTCGTGTACGGCGGCATGGTGGCGCTGCTGGCGGCTCCCACCGTGGCCGAGCGGTTCGACCTGACCGGCGCGGACACCTGGGATCTCGACGGCCTCGACAAGCAGATCGGCAGCTACTTCGCCGACCGCGACCCAGCGGTGGGCTTCGCGGCCGACGAGGTCGGCAGGCTCCGCGCGCGCGACTGA
- a CDS encoding ferredoxin, translating into MAKVKVDYDLCESNALCEAVAPDVFRIDDDDYLQVDDPTVTDENRARIEQAVAACPKSALSIVEDE; encoded by the coding sequence ATGGCCAAGGTGAAGGTCGACTACGACCTGTGCGAGTCCAACGCCCTGTGTGAGGCGGTGGCACCCGACGTGTTCCGGATCGACGACGACGACTACCTACAGGTCGACGACCCGACGGTGACCGACGAGAACCGTGCTCGCATCGAGCAAGCGGTCGCGGCATGCCCGAAGTCCGCCCTGAGCATCGTCGAGGACGAGTGA
- a CDS encoding pyridoxamine 5'-phosphate oxidase family protein: MASGRSAVRLTERELDDFLAANLKVQVATVGPDGAPHLTTLFYTLVDGRIAFWTYRSSQKIANLRRDARISCLVEDGTEYAELRGVSIQGTARLVEELDEVRALGTRVVSAMAGGADLGELGDQIVDGQARKRVGVVVEPVKVASWDHRKMNGALPRHDNGA; the protein is encoded by the coding sequence ATGGCCAGCGGACGCAGCGCGGTCCGGCTCACCGAGCGGGAGCTCGACGACTTCCTCGCCGCCAACCTGAAGGTGCAGGTGGCGACCGTGGGCCCGGACGGCGCCCCCCACCTGACCACGCTGTTCTACACGCTCGTCGACGGCCGGATCGCGTTCTGGACCTACCGCAGCTCCCAGAAGATCGCCAACCTGCGCCGCGACGCGCGGATCAGCTGCCTGGTGGAGGACGGCACCGAGTACGCCGAGCTGCGCGGCGTCAGCATCCAGGGGACCGCGCGACTCGTCGAGGAGCTCGACGAGGTGCGCGCCCTCGGAACGAGGGTCGTCTCGGCGATGGCCGGCGGCGCCGACCTCGGCGAGTTGGGCGACCAGATCGTCGACGGCCAGGCGCGCAAGCGGGTCGGCGTCGTCGTCGAGCCCGTCAAGGTCGCCAGCTGGGACCACCGCAAGATGAACGGGGCCCTGCCCAGGCATGACAACGGGGCATGA
- a CDS encoding NAD(P)/FAD-dependent oxidoreductase: protein MVDTDLLIVGAGPAGLFGAYYAGFRGFRVTLVDSLPELGGQVSALYPEKEILDVGGFPMIKGRELVEQLVQQAASANPTYLLERTAVGLETDAATGVTMTLDDGATVTAKAVIITAGIGKFTPRALPAGDGWEGRGLVFFVPSFAEYAGREVVIVGGGDSAFDWAHSLQPIAKSVTLVHRRDAFRAHQATVDAVLAGPTEVVVNAEVTRILGDGRVEGVEISRKDGEVLTRPAQSVVAALGFVADLSAMKDWGLELDKRHIVVDSAMRTNLPRVFAAGDINEYPGKVRLIATGFGEVATAVNNAAVVIDPEAHVFPGHSSEGS, encoded by the coding sequence ATGGTCGACACCGATCTGCTGATCGTCGGCGCGGGCCCTGCCGGCCTGTTCGGTGCGTACTACGCAGGTTTCCGCGGCTTCCGCGTCACCCTGGTCGACTCGCTGCCCGAGCTCGGTGGTCAGGTCTCCGCCCTCTACCCGGAGAAGGAGATCCTCGACGTCGGCGGCTTCCCGATGATCAAGGGCCGCGAGCTGGTCGAGCAGCTGGTGCAGCAGGCCGCCAGCGCGAACCCGACGTACCTCCTCGAGCGCACGGCCGTCGGCCTGGAGACCGACGCGGCTACCGGGGTGACCATGACCCTCGACGACGGCGCCACCGTCACCGCCAAGGCCGTCATCATCACCGCCGGCATCGGCAAGTTCACGCCGCGGGCTCTGCCGGCCGGCGACGGCTGGGAGGGTCGCGGACTGGTGTTCTTCGTGCCGTCCTTCGCCGAGTACGCCGGCCGCGAGGTCGTGATCGTCGGTGGAGGGGACAGCGCCTTCGACTGGGCCCACAGCCTGCAGCCGATCGCGAAGTCGGTCACCCTGGTGCATCGACGTGACGCGTTCCGAGCCCACCAGGCGACCGTCGACGCGGTCCTCGCGGGGCCCACCGAGGTGGTGGTCAACGCCGAGGTGACCCGGATTCTGGGCGACGGCCGGGTCGAGGGTGTCGAGATCAGCCGCAAGGACGGCGAGGTGCTCACCCGACCCGCACAGTCGGTCGTCGCCGCGCTGGGCTTCGTCGCGGACCTCTCGGCGATGAAGGACTGGGGCCTCGAGCTGGACAAGCGGCACATCGTGGTCGACTCGGCGATGCGCACCAACCTTCCGCGGGTCTTCGCCGCCGGAGACATCAACGAGTACCCGGGCAAGGTGCGGCTGATCGCCACCGGCTTCGGTGAGGTTGCCACTGCGGTCAACAATGCCGCCGTGGTGATCGACCCCGAGGCGCACGTCTTCCCCGGTCACTCCAGCGAGGGGAGCTAG
- a CDS encoding zinc ribbon domain-containing protein, with product MTTPDLAPDEKLCPYCAEVIKAAAIRCRYCGSDLAAAPAPEPAPSEAAPAPEPAPEPAPERAPELAPLEPAPSEHAPSAASRASHPLVTVVLSVAIVVAAVALVLTYRHNHRDTAPGGEITSPATRAVLMDQAARMTKAALSYHAKTFDKDTAAAEKSMTASMQKEYASTLSKVRSQVIKRGLVLDATVRSSALISATSDEARVLEFVNQTTTAKGVKTQQLNENRVVVTLTRDNGQWLMSKLDAF from the coding sequence ATGACCACCCCCGACCTGGCCCCGGACGAGAAGCTCTGCCCGTACTGCGCGGAGGTCATCAAGGCCGCCGCGATCCGGTGCCGTTACTGCGGATCGGACCTCGCCGCGGCACCGGCACCCGAACCGGCACCCTCCGAGGCGGCACCGGCACCCGAGCCGGCACCCGAACCGGCACCCGAGCGAGCGCCCGAGTTGGCACCTCTCGAGCCGGCACCCTCCGAGCACGCACCCAGCGCCGCCTCCCGCGCCTCTCATCCGCTGGTGACCGTCGTGCTGTCGGTGGCGATCGTCGTGGCCGCGGTGGCCCTGGTGCTCACCTACCGGCACAACCATCGTGACACCGCGCCCGGTGGCGAGATCACCTCGCCGGCCACTCGCGCGGTGCTGATGGACCAGGCGGCGCGGATGACCAAGGCGGCGCTGTCCTACCACGCGAAGACCTTCGACAAGGACACCGCGGCCGCAGAGAAGTCGATGACGGCGTCGATGCAGAAGGAGTACGCCAGCACCCTGTCCAAGGTGCGCAGCCAGGTGATCAAGCGCGGGCTGGTGCTCGACGCGACGGTGCGCTCCAGCGCCCTCATCAGCGCGACGAGCGACGAGGCGCGGGTCCTCGAGTTCGTCAACCAGACGACGACGGCGAAGGGGGTCAAGACCCAGCAGCTGAACGAGAACCGGGTCGTGGTCACCCTCACCCGCGACAATGGCCAGTGGCTGATGTCGAAGCTGGATGCATTCTGA